In Humulus lupulus chromosome 6, drHumLupu1.1, whole genome shotgun sequence, a single genomic region encodes these proteins:
- the LOC133785068 gene encoding uncharacterized protein LOC133785068, translated as MNSHYGSSSYLASSPSSLNDDDDYYDNLEKQVVCQITANNNFCIAQPQNNEGSHMGSILGHIVVNRDRENANRNLFNDYFSKSPRFSASMFRQRFRMGRVLFLHIYDVLQRHDNYIVQRRYGLSEFELLGLQKVTAVFRMLAYGVPADATDEYIKIRESTALESLKRFCRAVIEVFGTRYL; from the coding sequence ATGAATTCTCATTATGGTAGTTCATCTTATTTGGCATCGTCTCCTTCTTCTttaaatgatgatgatgattattaTGATAATCTAGAAAAGCAAGTAGTATGTCAAATTACTGCTAACAACAATTTTTGCATCGCTCAACCCCAAAATAATGAAGGGTCACACATGGGCTCAATTCTTGGTCATATAGTAGTCAACCGTGACCGAGAAAATGCTAATCGCAATCTATTCAACGATTATTTTTCAAAGAGCCCTCGATTTTCTGCCTCGATGTTCCGCCAAAGATTCCGAATGGGTCGTGTTTTATTCCTTCATATTTATGATGTTTTACAAAGGCATGACAATTACATCGTCCAACGAAGATATGGACTCAGTGAGTTCGAGTTATTGGGTCTACAAAAAGTAACAGCCGTATTTCGAATGTTGGCATATGGTGTACCAGCAGATGCTACCGACGAGTACATCAAAATAAGAGAATCTACTGCTTTGGAAAGTTTGAAACGATTTTGTCGTGCTGTTATCGAGGTCTTTGGAACCCGCTATCTATGA